One Syngnathus acus chromosome 13, fSynAcu1.2, whole genome shotgun sequence genomic window carries:
- the porb gene encoding P450 (cytochrome) oxidoreductase b isoform X2 encodes MGCVFSLPEDRRDAAERAPTTRETSFIEKMKKTGKNIIVFYGSQTGTAEEFANRLSRDAQRYGMKGMAADPEEYEMGELSRLSEIKNSLAIFCMATYGEGDPTDNAQDFYDWLQENDDEDLSGLNYTVFSLGNKTYEHYNAMGKYVDKRLEELGAKRIFDLGLGDDDGNLEEDFVSWREQFWPAVCEHFGVEALGDDSSIRQYELKDHPDINMNKVFTGEIGRLKSFEVQKPPYDSKNPFLAPVTVNRQLNKGGQRHLMHLELDISGSKIRYESGDHVAVFPTNDAALVNKLGQVLGVDLDVVISLNNLDEESNKKHPFPCPTTYRTALTHYLDITHPPRTNVLYELAQYASDPKEQENMRKMASSSPQGKALYQSWVLEPCRNILAILEDMPSLKPPIDHLCELMPRLQARYYSIASSSKVHPNSVHICAVVVEYKTKTNRINKGVATNWLKNKLVTDNGHKSTVPMYIRKSQFRLPFKASVPVIMIGPGTGIAPFMGFIQERGWLKQQGKEVGDTVLFCGCRYKNEDYLYQEELEEAETNQALTRLNVAFSRDQEHKVYVQHLMKENKEDIWKLVHSENAHIYICGDARNMAKDVQTAFYEIAEELEGMTRTQATDYIKKLMTKGRYSQDVWS; translated from the exons ATGGGCTGTGTTTTCTCCCTGCCAGAAGACAGGAGAGATGCTGCCGAGAG AGCACCCACAACAAGAGAAACGAGTTTCATcgagaaaatgaagaaaacg GGAAAGAACATCATTGTGTTCTATGGCTCCCAGACTGGCACAGCAGAGGAGTTTGCCAACAGACTCTCCAGAGATGCTCAGCGTTACGGCATGAAAGGAATGGCTGCTGATCCAGAGGAATATGAAATG GGTGAACTGTCTCGTTTGTCTGAGATCAAAAACTCGCTAGCCATATTCTGCATGGCCACCTATGGAGAAGGAGACCCGACAGATAATGCCCAGGATTTTTACGACTGGCTGCAGGAAAATGATGACGAAGACCTCTCCGGACTCAACTACACG gtatTTTCTTTGGGCAACAAAACGTATGAGCATTATAATGCCATGGGGAAATACGTGGACAAAAGATTGGAGGAACTTGGGGCCAAGCGCATCTTTGACCTTGGTTTAGGAGATGATGATGGCAA tTTGGAGGAGGACTTTGTCTCGTGGCGAGAGCAGTTTTGGCCAGCTGTCTGTGAGCACTTTGGAGTGGAAGCCTTGGGAGATGACTCAAg CATCCGGCAGTATGAGCTGAAGGATCACCCTGACATCAACATGAATAAAGTGTTCACTGGAGAGATTGGCCGTCTGAAGAGTTTTGAGGTCCAGAAGCC GCCGTATGATTCTAAAAATCCCTTTTTGGCCCCAGTCACTGTCAACCGTCAACTCAACAAAGGTGGTCAGAGGCATCTGATGCACCTTGAATTAGACATTTCAGGCTCCAAGATCAG ATATGAGTCGGGAGACCATGTGGCTGTTTTCCCCACTAATGATGCAGCTTTGGTGAATAAGTTGGGACAAGTCCTTGGTGTGGACCTTGATGTGGTTATCTCTCTGAACAACCTTGATG AGGAGTCCAATAAGAAGCACCCATTCCCCTGCCCAACAACGTACCGCACAGCTCTGACTCACTACCTCGACATCACGCACCCTCCTCGTACTAATGTCCTCTATGAGCTGGCACAGTATGCTTCGGACCCCAAAGAACAGGAGAATATGCGCAAAATggcctcttcctctcctcagGGCAAG gcACTCTACCAGAGTTGGGTGTTGGAGCCCTGCAGAAACATTCTTGCCATTCTGGAGGACATGCCCTCTTTAAAGCCCCCCATTGACCACCTGTGCGAGCTAATGCCTCGTCTCCAGGCTCGCTATTACTCCATCGCCTCCTCCTCTAAA GTTCACCCGAACAGCGTCCACATTTGCGCCGTGGTGGTGGAATACAAGACCAAGACGAACCGTATTAACAAGGGAGTGGCCACTAACTGGCTGAAGAATAAACTGGTCACCGACAATGGCCACAAATCTACCGTTCCCATGTACATCCGCAAGTCTCAGTTCCGCCTACCCTTCAAGGCCAGCGTTCCGGTGATCATGATTGGTCCTGGGACGGGAATCGCTCCCTTCATGGGCTTCATCCAGGAGAGGGGCTGGCTCAAACAGCAAG GCAAGGAAGTTGGGGATACAGTGTTGTTCTGTGGCTGCAGATATAAGAATGAAGATTATCTTTACCAAGAGGAGCTAGAGGAGGCTGAGACGAACCAAGCCCTGACACGGCTTAATGTTGCCTTCTCCCGAGACCAGGAGCACAAG GTTTATGTGCAACACCTCATGAAGGAAAATAAAGAGGACATCTGGAAACTTGTTCACTCAGAAAATGCCCATATCTACATTTGCGg GGATGCAAGGAACATGGCGAAGGATGTGCAGACAGCCTTCTATGAGATAGCAGAAGAGCTTGAAGGCATGACACGCACGCAGGCCACAGACTACATCAAGAAACTGATGACCAAGGGACGCTACTCGCAAGACGTGTGGAGTTAA
- the porb gene encoding P450 (cytochrome) oxidoreductase b isoform X1, translating to MADMDPTTATQTEPMADEDEPLFSNLDLFLFSLIVGLVIYWFMSRKKPEPIPEFKKLETIAPTTRETSFIEKMKKTGKNIIVFYGSQTGTAEEFANRLSRDAQRYGMKGMAADPEEYEMGELSRLSEIKNSLAIFCMATYGEGDPTDNAQDFYDWLQENDDEDLSGLNYTVFSLGNKTYEHYNAMGKYVDKRLEELGAKRIFDLGLGDDDGNLEEDFVSWREQFWPAVCEHFGVEALGDDSSIRQYELKDHPDINMNKVFTGEIGRLKSFEVQKPPYDSKNPFLAPVTVNRQLNKGGQRHLMHLELDISGSKIRYESGDHVAVFPTNDAALVNKLGQVLGVDLDVVISLNNLDEESNKKHPFPCPTTYRTALTHYLDITHPPRTNVLYELAQYASDPKEQENMRKMASSSPQGKALYQSWVLEPCRNILAILEDMPSLKPPIDHLCELMPRLQARYYSIASSSKVHPNSVHICAVVVEYKTKTNRINKGVATNWLKNKLVTDNGHKSTVPMYIRKSQFRLPFKASVPVIMIGPGTGIAPFMGFIQERGWLKQQGKEVGDTVLFCGCRYKNEDYLYQEELEEAETNQALTRLNVAFSRDQEHKVYVQHLMKENKEDIWKLVHSENAHIYICGDARNMAKDVQTAFYEIAEELEGMTRTQATDYIKKLMTKGRYSQDVWS from the exons ATGGCAGACATGGACCCCACCACCGCCACCCAAACAGAACCCATGGCCGACGAGGACGAGCCTCTTTTCAGCAACCTcgacctcttcctcttctctctGATCGTTGGCCTTGTCATCTATTGGTTCATGTCCCGCAAGAAACCCGAACCCATCCCTGAATTTAAGAAACTTGAAACAAT AGCACCCACAACAAGAGAAACGAGTTTCATcgagaaaatgaagaaaacg GGAAAGAACATCATTGTGTTCTATGGCTCCCAGACTGGCACAGCAGAGGAGTTTGCCAACAGACTCTCCAGAGATGCTCAGCGTTACGGCATGAAAGGAATGGCTGCTGATCCAGAGGAATATGAAATG GGTGAACTGTCTCGTTTGTCTGAGATCAAAAACTCGCTAGCCATATTCTGCATGGCCACCTATGGAGAAGGAGACCCGACAGATAATGCCCAGGATTTTTACGACTGGCTGCAGGAAAATGATGACGAAGACCTCTCCGGACTCAACTACACG gtatTTTCTTTGGGCAACAAAACGTATGAGCATTATAATGCCATGGGGAAATACGTGGACAAAAGATTGGAGGAACTTGGGGCCAAGCGCATCTTTGACCTTGGTTTAGGAGATGATGATGGCAA tTTGGAGGAGGACTTTGTCTCGTGGCGAGAGCAGTTTTGGCCAGCTGTCTGTGAGCACTTTGGAGTGGAAGCCTTGGGAGATGACTCAAg CATCCGGCAGTATGAGCTGAAGGATCACCCTGACATCAACATGAATAAAGTGTTCACTGGAGAGATTGGCCGTCTGAAGAGTTTTGAGGTCCAGAAGCC GCCGTATGATTCTAAAAATCCCTTTTTGGCCCCAGTCACTGTCAACCGTCAACTCAACAAAGGTGGTCAGAGGCATCTGATGCACCTTGAATTAGACATTTCAGGCTCCAAGATCAG ATATGAGTCGGGAGACCATGTGGCTGTTTTCCCCACTAATGATGCAGCTTTGGTGAATAAGTTGGGACAAGTCCTTGGTGTGGACCTTGATGTGGTTATCTCTCTGAACAACCTTGATG AGGAGTCCAATAAGAAGCACCCATTCCCCTGCCCAACAACGTACCGCACAGCTCTGACTCACTACCTCGACATCACGCACCCTCCTCGTACTAATGTCCTCTATGAGCTGGCACAGTATGCTTCGGACCCCAAAGAACAGGAGAATATGCGCAAAATggcctcttcctctcctcagGGCAAG gcACTCTACCAGAGTTGGGTGTTGGAGCCCTGCAGAAACATTCTTGCCATTCTGGAGGACATGCCCTCTTTAAAGCCCCCCATTGACCACCTGTGCGAGCTAATGCCTCGTCTCCAGGCTCGCTATTACTCCATCGCCTCCTCCTCTAAA GTTCACCCGAACAGCGTCCACATTTGCGCCGTGGTGGTGGAATACAAGACCAAGACGAACCGTATTAACAAGGGAGTGGCCACTAACTGGCTGAAGAATAAACTGGTCACCGACAATGGCCACAAATCTACCGTTCCCATGTACATCCGCAAGTCTCAGTTCCGCCTACCCTTCAAGGCCAGCGTTCCGGTGATCATGATTGGTCCTGGGACGGGAATCGCTCCCTTCATGGGCTTCATCCAGGAGAGGGGCTGGCTCAAACAGCAAG GCAAGGAAGTTGGGGATACAGTGTTGTTCTGTGGCTGCAGATATAAGAATGAAGATTATCTTTACCAAGAGGAGCTAGAGGAGGCTGAGACGAACCAAGCCCTGACACGGCTTAATGTTGCCTTCTCCCGAGACCAGGAGCACAAG GTTTATGTGCAACACCTCATGAAGGAAAATAAAGAGGACATCTGGAAACTTGTTCACTCAGAAAATGCCCATATCTACATTTGCGg GGATGCAAGGAACATGGCGAAGGATGTGCAGACAGCCTTCTATGAGATAGCAGAAGAGCTTGAAGGCATGACACGCACGCAGGCCACAGACTACATCAAGAAACTGATGACCAAGGGACGCTACTCGCAAGACGTGTGGAGTTAA